The Sulfurospirillum sp. UCH001 genome segment TACATTTTGAAAAATATTGGAATATATCAATTGCTCAATAGGCATTTTTAAAATATCTAAAATATTTAAATCATGATATTTATAAGACAATGCTAGCTGGTTAAATTTATTTCCATGGCATTTTGTACAAGTATTTTTAATTATATCGCCAAAGGGGATATCTATAAATGTATATCCTTTACCATTACATTCTTCACATGCACCACTTTCATCTGTAAAAGATATATTATTCTTAGAAATTTTATTATATTTACAAAATTCATTTTTTATACAATCGAAAATCTCTATATATGTTGCAATAATTGAGTTAATATTCCCATGTAAAGGTTTCTGCGAAATATATGTAGAATTATCTAAATTCTGATGTAGTGCAATAGCTAGCGATGTTTTCCCCGAACCAGAAGGACCACAAATTCCAATTAAAGAGTTTAATGGGAAAGTGATTGAAATATTAAGAATATTATTAAAACTAATATTTTGAAGGCAAAATAGATTTTGCTTTTCACTGTGCTTTTGTCTTTTATAAATAATGTTATTATCAATAAATTTTTCAACAATCATCCCACCATTTATACCTGCACCAGGTCCTAGATAGATAGCTTTATCACTTGCTTGAATAAATTTTTCATTATGGTCTATAAGAAGTATCGTATTCCCTCTGTTTTTTAAAGAAATAATTTGCTCGAGAATACCGTCCAGTTCTTTATAGTAAATACTCGAAGAAGGTTCATCTAAAATATATAATATATTAGAAATATTTGAATGTAAAATATTTGAGAGTCTTAATCTTTGTAATTCTCCACCAGAGAGCGAAGGGATAGAACGATTAAGTGTTAAATAACCTAGATTAGAAGCAATAAATGTTTTTAATACCATGAGAATAGTTTTAACGATCTGATTTATATCTTCTTGGTTGATTTTCATGAATAGTTCAAATAATTCTGTAATTTCTAGAGAATACATATCTCCAATTGAAAGGCTAGCAATTTTGTAATCTTTAAGCTTATCTGAAAAACGACTTCCATAACATTTAGTACAAAGTATTTGTTTTACATAAGATTTTATTTTTTGATTATCAGATTTTTGATTTGATTTAATATATTGATTAATCTCTGTTAATACGCCGATAAATGGAAATAATTTATTTTTATATGTGTTTTTTTGTTTAAATTTAATTGCATATTTCTTTGTAGAGATGTCCGAATAGAGTATTTTTTTCAAATCCTGTTTAGAAAGACAATCTAAGCTTAAATCTAAAGGAATATTATTATCCTTACAGTATTCATATAGTAAGGGATAATAATGATTACTTGTAAAATTATTCCAAGTTTTAAAAGGGAATTCTTTTAGAGATTTTTTATAATCAATAATGAGGTTATCATCAGGAACAAATTCATAACCTAAGGCGTTACAATTTTCGCATGCACTAGTATAATTATTAAAAGAAAAATCTGAATATTTAGCATGGAATTTATATGCAAACATCTGTTTGAAATAATGATCAATTCCCGTAAAAGTAGCAATTGTTGATTTCGGATTGGTATTGTAATTGAGCTGCTTTAACGCGGCTGTCGGAACAATATTTTCATAAGAATCAATATCTAGAAAAGTATTTTCTTCATTGACCCCAAGAATTTTGTTAAATTCATATTTGGATATTTTTTCTATAGTTTCATATGCTAATGAAGTTTTACCTGAGCCATTCGGACCTGATAATGCAATCATTGTATTCTTTTCTAAAGAAATATTTATATTTTTTAAATTGTTTGTTCTAACACCAAAAAAATTAATATTTTTCAATGAAAAACCTTTCAGAATAAATATATTGAGGTCATGATATGAATTGCAAAGTTTTAATGGTATAAAAAAATATTTTTTAGTTATTACTTGTTATAATACAACAATATAAATTCGGGAGCAAGATAATGCAATTAACAGATGAACAAGAAAAAGAGTTCCTTCATGTAGGCTTTGTTGAGATTGAATCGCTTGAGGAATTATCAGCTCAATACTCAGCTGGATGTTCAGGTGGTAGATCTGATTGCTGCACAAGAGTTTGTTCACAGGACCAAAATTTTGTATCAAGCACAAATGACTGGGAAAGATTTTTAGAAGTAAAAGGTGGTCAAGTTCAATACTAATGAACCGAGACTATAAAACCTTTGTTCTTAGAGATGGTGTTGATTTATACTATGATGAGACATTAGAAGTTGCGATATTCATTTTTCTGGCAACAAGGAAGAGAATAAAACTTAAAATTCGAAAAGAGTTTATTCTTCTTGTTAGTTCAATGGATGGAGCAACAATCCTTCATGATAAGTTTATTTCTTATGCATTTTCAAGTCAAGAAATTAAAAATTTTTATAATCTCTTAGATTATCTATATGAACATAATATTTTAATTGAGAAAGATTGGATTAGACTATTAGATTTTGATGATGATTATATAAAGTTATATGATAGACATTTTAAGTATTTATTAGATTTGACTTGTGGTGGCATTAAGGAAATAGAGCTTATCCAAAAAAGAATTTTTACTACAAAAATTGCAATTTTTGGCTTGGGCGCTGTTGGTGCATCATTAGCAAGAGAATTAGTAATGCTAGGGTTTGTAAATTTTCTTTTAATTGACTATGATAATGTTGATGAGCAGGATATCTCAAGAAACTTAATATATAATAATTTAAGTATCAATAATTCTAAGACAGAAATTTGTAAAAAAATGCTTTTATCAGTGAATAAGCATGCAAATATCACTACTAAAGAACTAATATTAAATACTGATACCAAATTAGATTTTTTAGATGACTATGATTTTATAATTAATAGTGCAAATACACCTTATATAGGCTATACAAGTATCAAGCTCTCAAGATATATCTTAAATACAAAAAAAATACTTTTTATATGTGGCGGATTTGATGCTCATTTGGCAAGTTTAGGCGAGCTTATTATCCCAGGAATAACACCTTGTTCTGATTGCTATACAACTTATTTTAGTAAAGCTCTTCAAGATTGGAAACCAATGCCTCATCCTAAACAAAATAGAACAAAAGTTTTTGGTGGTTTGTCTAGTCTCAGCCTTTTTTCTGCTTCTGCGGCAGCTATGCAAATTTTGAAATATTTTATTGATTATAATCAAGCAAATATACTTGGAGGAAGAGGTGAATTTTTGTTTGATAACTATATAGTAGACAAATTTGAAGTACCTAAGGATGAAAATTGTCAATTTTGCAAAAACTTAAAATCAAATATGAACTCCGAGGTTCAGTAAGTTTTATTCCCTCATTACACAATCCAAATTTTGTAGAATTTTTTAAATCCAACACAAGAATTAGTCTAAAGCTATATCTTGACAGAAAGTTGAAAGAGTTAGTTCAATTCCTTGACGGAACCAAAGAATTGCATGAATTAATAAATGAGTTAGATATTGATCAAGATAAAGCATTTGGATTTATCCAATATTTGGAGGATAATTGTTTAATTCAAACCAATGATATTTCCTTGCTAATAGAAAAACATAAATGGAACCATGTATTAAATTTTTTAGCAGATTACATTAAATATGATGAATTAATGACACGATTTTCTCAATTACAAAACAGCCATGTTGTAATCGTTGGATTAGGTGCTGTTGGTAGTTGGACAGCTATTCAACTCGCAAAAACAGGTATTCAGCATTTCGTATTGGTTGATTTAGATAAGGTAGATATTAGCAATCTTAATAGATCTTTTTTTTCCGAAGAACATATTAATGAATATAAAACATATTCTATTAGGAAGCAACTCCTAGAAATTAATAATAAAATTAAATGTGATGAAAAAAATATTTTAATGACTTCTCCCGAACAGATTGAAAAAATTATTATAAATATTAAATCACAAAATATTGTAGTTATTAATTGTGCTGATAATCCCAATGTTGATATTACTGCATCTTTAGTTCATCAAGCTTGCATTAAATATAAAATACCTTATATTATTGCAGGGGGATATAATTTACATTTAACTCTCATTGGACCCTCAATTATCCCATTTGAAACTGCTTGTTTTGATTGCATCCAATTTCAACTTAATTTCAATGACCCAGTAGATGAGATAATTAATTCAAGAAAGTTGGTTAGACCTAATAGAAATATAGGGAATATAGCATCAACATCAATAATTTCAAGCACATTTGTGGTAAACGAGACATTAAAAATATTACTAAAATCAAAAAAATTGTATCCCACAATGACTAATAGGAGAGGAACAATTAATTTTTTTGATAATGATATAAAATTTACTAATTTTTTCAAAATGCCAACTTGTAAAAGTTGTGCTACAGACAGTAAAATTTTAAATTTGGATCATTTTATTAATCTACTATACAAAGAAATATCTAATATTGAGAATATAGCTTTAATAGATAATAAATTATGTTTTGATAAAAATATTTATATGGATCTAGAATTGGTTATAGACTCTTTAAAAAAGATGAATTATAATTTATCCAATTTTCATAAAATAAATTTAGAATATTTACACTTGAGCAATCAAGCTTTGAAGCAATATGAAATGTTACTTTCAAATACTTATCTTCGACAAAATGCTTAAATATTACAATATTCTATTTTTATAAGATAATAAAGATATAAAATCGAGGTGTTATATGAGCGATATAGAACTAAAGAAAATTTTAGAATTCTGGCATATTCAAGAATTTTTATTGCCGCAGTCACTCGAAAATATAGATAAAATCAATGACGATACAAAAAGTTTGCGAAAAGCTTTTGCAGGAAATACTAATAATGTTGTCAAATGGATTTATGAAAAATTAAAATACCCACCAAAAGACGATTATATTTGGCAATT includes the following:
- a CDS encoding ThiF family adenylyltransferase, with the protein product MSILQKLKIKYELRGSVSFIPSLHNPNFVEFFKSNTRISLKLYLDRKLKELVQFLDGTKELHELINELDIDQDKAFGFIQYLEDNCLIQTNDISLLIEKHKWNHVLNFLADYIKYDELMTRFSQLQNSHVVIVGLGAVGSWTAIQLAKTGIQHFVLVDLDKVDISNLNRSFFSEEHINEYKTYSIRKQLLEINNKIKCDEKNILMTSPEQIEKIIINIKSQNIVVINCADNPNVDITASLVHQACIKYKIPYIIAGGYNLHLTLIGPSIIPFETACFDCIQFQLNFNDPVDEIINSRKLVRPNRNIGNIASTSIISSTFVVNETLKILLKSKKLYPTMTNRRGTINFFDNDIKFTNFFKMPTCKSCATDSKILNLDHFINLLYKEISNIENIALIDNKLCFDKNIYMDLELVIDSLKKMNYNLSNFHKINLEYLHLSNQALKQYEMLLSNTYLRQNA
- a CDS encoding ATP-binding cassette domain-containing protein, with amino-acid sequence MKNINFFGVRTNNLKNINISLEKNTMIALSGPNGSGKTSLAYETIEKISKYEFNKILGVNEENTFLDIDSYENIVPTAALKQLNYNTNPKSTIATFTGIDHYFKQMFAYKFHAKYSDFSFNNYTSACENCNALGYEFVPDDNLIIDYKKSLKEFPFKTWNNFTSNHYYPLLYEYCKDNNIPLDLSLDCLSKQDLKKILYSDISTKKYAIKFKQKNTYKNKLFPFIGVLTEINQYIKSNQKSDNQKIKSYVKQILCTKCYGSRFSDKLKDYKIASLSIGDMYSLEITELFELFMKINQEDINQIVKTILMVLKTFIASNLGYLTLNRSIPSLSGGELQRLRLSNILHSNISNILYILDEPSSSIYYKELDGILEQIISLKNRGNTILLIDHNEKFIQASDKAIYLGPGAGINGGMIVEKFIDNNIIYKRQKHSEKQNLFCLQNISFNNILNISITFPLNSLIGICGPSGSGKTSLAIALHQNLDNSTYISQKPLHGNINSIIATYIEIFDCIKNEFCKYNKISKNNISFTDESGACEECNGKGYTFIDIPFGDIIKNTCTKCHGNKFNQLALSYKYHDLNILDILKMPIEQLIYSNIFQNVKKISEKLKYMAELGLGYLTLFQEISSLSGGESQRLKIVKNISYTNRKKIYIIDEAFSGVDKQNISKTLKLFDDILNHDSTIFIIEHNKYVLDQCDYIIEIGPGQGKNGGKIINSNYI
- a CDS encoding ThiF family adenylyltransferase — its product is MNRDYKTFVLRDGVDLYYDETLEVAIFIFLATRKRIKLKIRKEFILLVSSMDGATILHDKFISYAFSSQEIKNFYNLLDYLYEHNILIEKDWIRLLDFDDDYIKLYDRHFKYLLDLTCGGIKEIELIQKRIFTTKIAIFGLGAVGASLARELVMLGFVNFLLIDYDNVDEQDISRNLIYNNLSINNSKTEICKKMLLSVNKHANITTKELILNTDTKLDFLDDYDFIINSANTPYIGYTSIKLSRYILNTKKILFICGGFDAHLASLGELIIPGITPCSDCYTTYFSKALQDWKPMPHPKQNRTKVFGGLSSLSLFSASAAAMQILKYFIDYNQANILGGRGEFLFDNYIVDKFEVPKDENCQFCKNLKSNMNSEVQ